The Mycolicibacterium aichiense region GCTGGCCTCGGTCCGCTTCCTGATGAGCGTCGGCGACCTGGTCATCGGCTGGTTGCTGCAGCGCCAGGCCGCGGTGGCCATCGCGGCGCTCGACGCCGGAGCCAGCGGTGCCGACGCCTCCTTCTACGAGGGCAAGATCGCGGTCGCGTCGTTCTTCGCGAAGAACATGCTGCCGCAGCTGACCAGCACTCGCCAGGTGATCGAGACGATCGACAACGAGATCATGGAGCTCGACGAAGCAGCATTCTGAGTTATCCCCGCACAACGGCTCCGGGACCTTCGGGTCTCGGAGCCGTTGGCGTTTCGGGGCCCATCGACCGGGGACTTTCGACTCTTTGTGCCAGCTGAGCGCCCCGCTGGACTCATATCGGGACCTCGGGCCCTGGCAGTTTGCTGGGCATCCGCTACATTCGAGGAATGGCAATGCTCGACAGCAACGATGCAATTCCCGCGCATTCCGCGCCTACCGGCAAGAAGCCGGGCGCCGGTGCGCCGCTGGCGAATATTGTCGCGCCGTTCACCAAGACCGCTGGATACTACGCACGCTCCTGGGGCGCATACCTCGAAGGCGGTAGTGGCGAGTTGCCCGTCGCGCGACCGACGCTATCGCTGGCCACCCACGCCCTGCGGGACGAGATCGTGCTGGTCGGCCTGCGCATGCGCCGCCCGCTCAGCGACGCGACGGTCTACGACAAGATCAACGCCGAAGTCGTCAAAGCCATCGACTTCTACGGCAAGCAGGGCTGGCTGGCCAGGCCGGAAGGATTTTTCGCCGCACCGCCCACGCCGACCACTGTCTCGATCCGCTCGTTCGGCAAAGGCAACCGCACGCACGAGCGGATGTCGTTCGACAGCGGATACACGCCCTACGCCCGGGAACCCGGCCGCCAGCGTTGGCTGAGCTACACCGGCAACCGTCGCGAGTACGCACTGATGCTGCGCCACAGCGAGCCCCGGCCGTGGCTGGTGTGCATCCACGGCACCGAGATGGGCCGCGTGAACCTCGACCTCACGTTGTTCCGGGCGTGGCACCTGCACGAGGCATTCGGCCTCAACGTGATCCTGCCGGTGCTGCCGATGCACGGCCCGCGCGCCAAAGGTCTGCCCAAGGGTGCGGTGTTCCCCGGCGAGGACGTGATGGACGACGTTCATGCCACCGCGCAGGCGGTATGGGACGTCCGACGGGTGCTGGCCTGGATCA contains the following coding sequences:
- a CDS encoding alpha/beta hydrolase family protein, with the translated sequence MAMLDSNDAIPAHSAPTGKKPGAGAPLANIVAPFTKTAGYYARSWGAYLEGGSGELPVARPTLSLATHALRDEIVLVGLRMRRPLSDATVYDKINAEVVKAIDFYGKQGWLARPEGFFAAPPTPTTVSIRSFGKGNRTHERMSFDSGYTPYAREPGRQRWLSYTGNRREYALMLRHSEPRPWLVCIHGTEMGRVNLDLTLFRAWHLHEAFGLNVILPVLPMHGPRAKGLPKGAVFPGEDVMDDVHATAQAVWDVRRVLAWIRSQQPDARIGVNGISLGGYIAALVASLDDDLTCAILGVPPANLVSILGRHAGLSVDDPRHRTLELAAPIGDMISPLSLQPKVAPEGRFIYAGVADRIVHPREQVLGLWEHWGRPDIGWYRGGHTGFFQARPVQQFVDAALVQSGLVDRG